A part of bacterium genomic DNA contains:
- a CDS encoding peptidylprolyl isomerase, whose translation MSIMKMRRWVNKGFDKVIFIGLAIILCVGMISFFSGDMGPGKGNQNAEQTTIAKVNGLEVGSNDFNAAYDFLRNARPAQSALDDLNLQGEALSLALYKPIYEKMANDQGVMPDEKTIQKGIEKVEKEQGGNALSVEFIKTQLIMKALIDKKKASIKVTEADALGVFEEVHLYRLIIAGKGKTAPVAEQNAKDIVQKIRAGMSFDEAYQKYSEDPPEAKKRKGELAWIGKAQLQFDPNYKAIKAVATIGKGQISDPIVFQNPAFPSSYGIFYVADSRMSKSFKQADFDKNKAAIITQIQDNLASQQFQEEASKLMESAKVEMVEPTFNALMRYNKEVQGQILEPAKRKQVQLELMALLEKPSFAPLLNAYLKWRVANELRMDPALKPTDRDKYTETMIKSLEVLIREKGDPQLRTELASIFIEQKQNDKAVKQLEQASKSASIPDRASLMIHQGIANAYLQMRMKDKAMQEVALMQAMTAKMPKSPQPTVTPQKPPTNKPAGR comes from the coding sequence ATGTCAATTATGAAAATGCGCAGATGGGTCAATAAAGGCTTCGATAAGGTTATCTTTATAGGATTAGCAATTATCCTATGTGTCGGTATGATCAGCTTTTTCAGCGGGGATATGGGGCCTGGAAAAGGCAACCAGAATGCTGAGCAAACGACAATAGCGAAAGTCAACGGCCTGGAAGTAGGTTCAAATGATTTTAATGCTGCATACGATTTCCTAAGGAATGCCAGACCTGCTCAGTCGGCTTTAGATGACCTGAATTTGCAGGGAGAAGCACTTAGTTTAGCGCTCTATAAACCCATTTACGAGAAAATGGCTAATGATCAGGGGGTCATGCCTGATGAGAAGACCATTCAAAAAGGAATTGAGAAAGTTGAAAAAGAGCAGGGCGGTAATGCCCTTTCAGTGGAATTTATTAAAACTCAGCTAATAATGAAAGCGCTGATTGATAAGAAAAAAGCGAGCATCAAGGTCACAGAAGCGGATGCTTTAGGCGTTTTTGAAGAAGTTCATCTCTATCGGCTCATAATCGCCGGAAAGGGTAAGACTGCGCCGGTTGCTGAGCAAAATGCAAAAGATATCGTACAGAAGATTCGCGCCGGAATGAGCTTTGATGAGGCCTATCAGAAGTACTCTGAAGACCCTCCCGAGGCAAAAAAGAGGAAAGGCGAATTGGCATGGATCGGTAAAGCACAGCTACAATTCGATCCCAACTATAAAGCCATAAAAGCCGTTGCTACCATTGGGAAAGGTCAGATATCCGACCCGATCGTTTTCCAAAACCCTGCATTTCCTAGTAGCTACGGTATTTTCTACGTTGCCGATTCGCGGATGTCTAAGTCATTTAAGCAGGCAGATTTCGATAAAAACAAGGCCGCCATTATAACGCAAATTCAAGATAACCTGGCTTCTCAACAATTTCAAGAGGAAGCCAGTAAGCTCATGGAGAGCGCTAAAGTTGAGATGGTGGAACCGACATTTAACGCGCTTATGCGATATAACAAGGAAGTGCAAGGTCAAATCCTTGAACCAGCGAAAAGGAAACAGGTTCAATTAGAGTTGATGGCTTTGCTTGAGAAACCTTCGTTCGCGCCTCTTTTAAACGCCTACCTGAAGTGGAGAGTTGCTAACGAACTTCGCATGGACCCTGCGCTGAAACCAACGGATCGAGATAAATACACTGAAACGATGATCAAATCGCTTGAAGTGCTTATTCGAGAGAAGGGTGACCCTCAGCTTCGTACCGAACTCGCGAGCATCTTTATCGAACAAAAGCAGAACGATAAAGCAGTTAAGCAACTTGAACAAGCCTCCAAATCTGCTTCTATCCCTGATCGAGCGTCATTGATGATTCATCAGGGGATTGCAAATGCTTATTTGCAGATGAGGATGAAGGACAAAGCGATGCAAGAAGTAGCATTAATGCAGGCAATGACGGCTAAAATGCCAAAATCCCCGCAGCCGACAGTAACACCGCAAAAACCGCCAACTAATAAGCCTGCGGGGCGCTAA